Genomic DNA from Paenibacillus sp. KS-LC4:
GTTCGGCATTGCGATGATTCCGCTTATGTATATATTCGTGCTGCGATTGTTCCGCTACCGCACGGTTTATGCAGCCGCTGGCGCGATTTTGCTGGCAGCCGATTTCATGCATTTCACACAGACGCGCATTGCGACGATTGATGTGTACGCCGTATTTTTCATTATGCTGATGTTCTATTTCATGTACCGTTACTATAGAATGAACTTCTATATAGAAGCGCTAAGCAAGACACTTGTTCCGCTTTCCCTTGCGGGGGTCGTATTCGGCATCGGTGCAGCGTCCAAATGGATCGTGATTTACGGTGGAGCAGGGCTTGCCATAATGCTTGGCTTATCCTTGTTCGATCGCTATAAGCAGTATGCAGCCTCTAAGCGTGCGCTTGCATCTAGTACAGCGAGTGCCGAGCAGAAGGAAACGTATAAGCGCGTCATTAAGGCTTTCCCGCGCAATGCGCTATTAACGCTCGCGAGCTGTTTGATTACGTATATTGCCATTCCAGTTGTCATTTACAGCCTATCCTTTATGCCGGTACTGAATGCAGGCGAGGGCAAGTATACAATTGAAGGCCTTGTGGGTCAGCAAGAGCATATGTATTCTTATCACAGCGAGCTGGTTGCTACGCATCCATATTCCTCTCAGTGGTGGGAGTGGCCGTTTATGAAGCGCCCGGTATGGTATTACAGCGGGAAGGATTTAGAAAACCCTAACGATGTGTCGTCGATATCCGCCTTCGGTAATCCGCTTATTTGGTGGACGGGGCTGTTTGCGCTAATAGGCGCCTTCTATATAAGCCTTAAGCGCAAGGATAAACGCATGTATATCGTCTGGATCGCGTATCTATCGCAATATTTGCCGTGGATGCTTGTGCCAAGACTAACGTTTATTTATCATTATTTTGCGATGGTGCCGTTCATGATCATGGCGATACTCTATATGTTCCAGACAGCAGAGGAAAAAAATCCGAAGTGGAGAAAATATCTAGGCATCTACGTCGCGGCAGCAGTCGTGCTGTTCATTATGTTTTATCCTGTGCTATCTGGATTGCCTTTCAGCAAAACCTATGTAGCTCATATTTTGCGCTGGTTCCCGAGTTGGGTGTTTTATAGTGGTTAGTTCAGGAAGGTAGAGTTATGTAAACATTTAAACGAAGAACTATAGGAAGACGAAGGAGCGGCAACATGTCCCAGGGAACAATGAGGCAAACAATCAGGCAGTTCATAATGTTTAATATGATAGGGCTTGTAAATACGGCTGTCGATTTTATGGTGTTTAGCCTCTTGGTATGGCTGGGTGTCTACTTCGTTGGCGCACAGGTGATTTCTTATGGAGCAGGTATTGTGAACAGCTATGTTATGAATTCATGGCTGACGTTCGGCAAAGGGCCGGAGCAGCGAAGAGAACGCAAGTTTGATAAAGCGCAGGCAATAAGGTTTACGATTTTGAGCTGTACGGTACTTGGCCTGTCGTTGCCCTTATTGTATTTCGTGTCTGAAAAGATGCTTGTTAACGAGTGGCTCGCAAAGCTGCTCGTTACGGGGGTAACGACCGTGCTCAATTTTATTGGCAGCAAGAAGTGGGTTTTTCGCGGTAAATAAGGCTTTGATAAGGCTTTGCAACGCCGAAAAACCCCGCTGTAATGCGGTTTTAATAAAAGTTAAAAGTTTTTTTGAAAAAACACTTGCAATCCTCTAGGCACCCGTGATATATTATATGAGTCGCCGCTGAGACATACGGCAGACACGAACGAAACGCAAGTAAGAGAAATTGTTCTTTGAAAACTGAACAACGAGTGAAACTGCCGCATTAACTAAAGTTAATGTAAAGCGATACAAAAACGAAATGAGCAAGTCAAACACCTAAATGGAGAGTTTGATCCTGGCTCAGGACGAACGCTGGCGGCGTGCCTAATACATGCAAGTCGAGCGGAGTTGAAGGAGTGCTTGCACTCTTGATACTTAGCGGCGGACGGGTGAGTAACACGTAGGTAACCTGCCCGTAAGACTGGGATAACATTCGGAAACGAATGCTAATACCGGATACACAGCTTGGTCGCATGATCGGAGCTGGGAAAGACGGAGTAATCTGTCACTTACGGATGGACCTGCGGCGCATTAGCTAGTTGGTGAGGTAACGGCTCACCAAGGCGACGATGCGTAGCCGACCTGAGAGGGTGATCGGCCACACTGGGACTGAGACACGGCCCAGACTCCTACGGGAGGCAGCAGTAGGGAATCTTCCGCAATGGACGAAAGTCTGACGGAGCAACGCCGCGTGAGTGATGAAGGTTTTCGGATCGTAAAGCTCTGTTGCCAGGGAAGAATGCTAAGGAGAGTAACTGCTCCTTAGGTGACGGTACCTGAGAAGAAAGCCCCGGCTAACTACGTGCCAGCAGCCGCGGTAATACGTAGGGGGCAAGCGTTGTCCGGAATTATTGGGCGTAAAGCGCGCGCAGGCGGCCTTGTAAGTCTGTTGTTTCAGGCACAAGCTCAACTTGTGTTCGCAATGGAAACTGCAAAGCTTGAGTGCAGAAGAGGAAAGTGGAATTCCACGTGTAGCGGTGAAATGCGTAGAGATGTGGAGGAACACCAGTGGCGAAGGCGACTTTCTGGGCTGTAACTGACGCTGAGGCGCGAAAGCGTGGGGAGCAAACAGGATTAGATACCCTGGTAGTCCACGCCGTAAACGATGAATGCTAGGTGTTAGGGGTTTCGATACCCTTGGTGCCGAAGTTAACACATTAAGCATTCCGCCTGGGGAGTACGGTCGCAAGACTGAAACTCAAAGGAATTGACGGGGACCCGCACAAGCAGTGGAGTATGTGGTTTAATTCGAAGCAACGCGAAGAACCTTACCAGGTCTTGACATCCCTCTGAATCCGCTAGAGATAGCGGCGGCCTTCGGGACAGAGGAGACAGGTGGTGCATGGTTGTCGTCAGCTCGTGTCGTGAGATGTTGGGTTAAGTCCCGCAACGAGCGCAACCCTTGATCTTAG
This window encodes:
- a CDS encoding GtrA family protein yields the protein MFNMIGLVNTAVDFMVFSLLVWLGVYFVGAQVISYGAGIVNSYVMNSWLTFGKGPEQRRERKFDKAQAIRFTILSCTVLGLSLPLLYFVSEKMLVNEWLAKLLVTGVTTVLNFIGSKKWVFRGK